AGTTCTTTTTAGCAATGTTACCATTATGCAAAAAACATTGATTATTTATGTAAGTGCAGATAggaaaaaatctttaataaagtattaattAGTCCGTATGATGACTTTGAGTATGTTAGTATTAGTAACTATAATTTTTGAGGATTATAGGATTGCAaaacagtatataaagcgaagaaCGGTGGTACGActggtagaggaagacctaggacatacattgaccaaattggagaagtccttagaaaaggttcagaaAGATCTaatttgaaccggcgtgcgtgtgtatgaaacgatttataAATGTGGAGAGCAAGAGACctctgtgtcaggatcgaagcaaatggaattctacagtctctgcttaccccggtgggaaataggtgtgggTTGATGTATGTTTGTAActttgaattttataattaaaggcccatgaaaacatttatttttaattaagaagaCTATAAGAAAATACTAGTAGTGGATAATTATCTGATAAGTGTGATCTTAATGTATGTGTAATTGTCTGATAAACTGACAGTAACTATTTCCTTGTAGTCTTCAACTTTAAAAAATGCTATATctgcttatatattttttatataaaaagaccacattgaaacaattattctaaaaagcaataatgcaatttgacaattgtgcatattcaatgtggctttttaagcCCCCAGTTATCAAAATGATGGTATCTGCGCATTTATCTACTATAATGtgctatttaataaaaataccttcAAATACTATATTGATATACAGTAAGTGATAGTTAAAGAttaagtgtaataaaaaaaaatgacaagaaattcaTTCTTACTACTTTTACAGTAAAGATttctcttaaaaaataaaataaataatacagatcAAGAGTACTAAACCAGCTTGAATGAATATGTAGATTTTGATGCGACTGACTGGAAGATGTGAGAGTGGTTTGTCAGGAtcatattaagtggaattctaCTATatttgcctaccccaatgggagaTAGGCGTAATAAAATACATGTGTGATGGTAGCTTATGGGTACCATATTTACAGGATAACTTAAAGGTGTATCAAGTTGAAACCCGGTACATGTTCTGATTGAGTGAGGCAATATACATAGATTATCTGTCATTTTAACCTATTAACCCATTAATAGGTTAAAAAGACAGATAATTCAagacattaatattatattcactaaaagttcttttatttatgtatatatttttatatataatcaaCTGTAAACCAAAATACACATACAATGCCTTCGATAGATTTCTGACATGAACAAAAATGGAAATACTTGCAATTCTTTTTGTTTCAATTACTAGATACAACTTGTTTGTCTGAAGTAAACCATCACCTAGTGCATCAGTTTGATGCAAACAAAAGAATGCAGCCTTAAGTAATCCATAATGTTAACTCAGAATGTTATATGTAACATTATATGTCTACACACTGAAATATGACTTTcgactttataaaatatttcagtaAATCACACTGACTTAAGTATTTTCGCAAAATGTTCAGGCACTTCGGTActcggtaggtacctacctacctatcctatACCTCCTATCACCTCCAACCATTATACATACTACAGGTTGTTGGCACACATTGGCGATATCCAATACTGAGCTAAATCATATCTAGTAAGTAATTTCAAAGCTAAAAAGTAAAAATCGACCCGAAATAATACACACTTCGGCTAAAAAGCGTCTTTACCtagatttatatatgtatgtacatagtATAGTACCATGCACGTAGCAGTAAAATATGGAGGATGCATATCCGAAACCGTCGAAAAACTGGTTCTTAGGACAAAATAGCACTGAACACGgggtaaaatattatttctattaCATTTAATAACGAAGGGCGATCGTTTTTAGTGATAAAATAGCTGataatggaaaaaatattgttagTTCCACCAAAATCGCACCGCCCTGCGCTGATGTTGATGTAGCATAAATTATCACTTACCACGCTTGTGAATGACATATTCAACAAAGAAAATGATAATTCTTGAACAAAGAAGAAAACTATAAGgaaattttaaagaaataatatcgAATTTAGTTAAGATTCACAATTTTTTCCCACAAAACAATAACACTACGCGCAATCACTATCGCACCACCATACTGAAGTTGTTGTCAACGAGCTCAGGATAGCCAACCAAacagataaaataaatcaattatttCGGAACTACTTCACGCGGTTGGTGGGTGCACCGTAGACAGAGTAGAATGATACATATAGGTGCAGAATCTGTACCCAAATTAccgaaatatttgttttttaatgttcTCAGAAAAAGTACATACGAAAATGTTTGAGATAAAGAGAACATATTAAAATTCAAGAGCGTTTTTAGCGCAAAATAgcaaaatggaaaaaaatgttttaactcGATTTCAATAGGTCTGCTGAACTCTGAACATCATCTATCTACACATCTAAAAAGAAGCACTCATGAATGCTCATGAAGCACTCGATAACTCTATGAAATCGTttcttatgaaaaaaataaaatactttagcTTAAATATTAAGCATCAAAgtccaaaaatataaaaataaaaaagtacgaAATTGACAGATGCGTTTAAAGAAATATTCATCAGTGCTTTTCTTTGTCTCAATAttttcgtaatatttttttatttttgaagctGTTACAAGAGTTTTCTTTAAAGAATTAATTTATACATTACGACTTTCGTATGTAATACTAATTTTGGTTTAAAATTTGAAAGAAGCAGTAAAATGAATATAGACTAGAacataattcattttttttaaactcgtTCAATTTGCTGTATGCAAGACAGTGGCATGTATGACTGAATTTTTTGGCCTATTGATGTAGGtaccttcagtatttgttacatttCTAACTTAATTTAAATGTAATGATTTTTTACGTGATTATATTACTGCAGTtaacatgaaaaaataaaaaaatcaaagtcagaactaataaaaataatggacTTGATTTGAAGTTGATTTTCGTTACTAGTAATTTACATTATATATATGATTTGCCTAATTAATTTACAATACGGATGTAATGAGATTTGTAAAAGATATCAAGAGCATATTTATCATGTCTCTTTTAATAAATGCTGCcctgtttataatattttggagTGATGTGGAGTTGGGGTAAGTGACAATCTATTCAATACAATCACAGAATTTTTgttcaaaacattttattaagaTGTATTCAACAGTATAGAAATTATTACCGGGAAACTGTGACTTGTCTCTTTACACATACATGTTGATACACTCATCAATGTAAATAAAAGAcaaatacctaaaaataaataagttacttttctcttttataacaattaattttaataaataaatatcaccaTAATGTAAATCGTGAGAAAgaatacaaacataaattacatTGAATTGAACTCTAACAAAGACAATATTGAACTGAAATTACTCTGTTTATTGCATGAGTGACGTTCTTTAGTAATATTCCTTTTAATAGGTAtcatataattgatatcataaaTTGCTATAATATCATAATCCTAATAAGATTGCATACTTGTCATACCcagtttaaatttagaattaattttgtattttaattcaaattcaaattatttaattcggactACATCCATATATTttagtaacaaacaacttatataCCAACTTAACTTTTAGCCTTGAAGCTGTGTTCCAAAGAGCTATTAAGCTgcaagtgaaaaataaagtttGTGATGTTAACCTCAATGATGATCGACCATATATTAGCAATAAGACTGACTTGAAGATGATATACTATGTGACACCGACATATCCACGTCCAGAGCAGACTCCAGAGCTAACAAGGCTGGCACATACACTGATGCACGTGCCCAGTATTCACTGGATTGTCGCTGATGACCAACCAGTGTGTTCTGACCAAGTGTTAAGTATTTTAAGGTATGTTTAAGGctatacttacttttatgttattatgtagtttTTGTCACAATGTTATATAAATAGTTCTTGCTTGTTACAGGAAGACAGGTCTACCATTTACTTACATATCCAGTCCAAAGCCTTATCTATATAAAACCCACAACTTTCCTCGTGGTGTGGCAAACCGGAGAGCTGCTCTCACTTGGCTGCATGAGAATGTAAAAGAAGGCATACTTTACTTTGGAGATGACGATAACACGGTGGACCTTGAATTGTTTAATGAAATCAGGCAAACGAAAAAAGTGTCAATGTTCCCAGTGGGCCTTATTGGTGAATACGGTGTATCAGCACCAGTGGTCAAAAACGGAAAGGTAAGAAAATAATGGTTATACtcagttacttattacttcTAGGTATTACATTTACTCGAAtggtaaaatataaagttagtaCAAAATTACTTCACAGGTAGTTGGATTCTTCGACTCGTGGCCTGGGCTGAGAACATTTCCTGTAGATATGGCAGGATTTGCCATTAACATCGAGTTTTTGAGTCCGAATGCCATCATGCCTTACACTGTAGGTCAGGAAGAAGACAAGTTCCTAGTAAGTACAGGTGTAAAACTTGAAGACATTGAACCTTTAGCAAATAACTGTTCCAAAATACTAGTATGGCACACAAGAACAACTAAAAACAAAGTTCCAACATTGAAAATAGACATAGAGAAACTCAATAACATGTTAAAGTACGATAGCTTTGTCAATTTATTGAAAGAACTTACGAAAATGGGCATGGCACATGTTAGCCCCAATAATGGCAGCAAGACTTTTATAATACGCAACCGGTCGAAATATGACCCCCTAACTGATCTTAAATAGTGTTTACTCGGTAAATCTCAGTACTGGAATATTCAAGAGTCTAGTATGAAAAACTTGCGTATCACCATCATACCGAATTCgagtaatataatatgtatgggAATTCAAACAGCCCCTCCACTGGCTAAAATAAATGGAACCCTACATTTTTACCCAGACTGACTATGCGTGTTTCATGCTAGGCCCACTAAactgaaagtaaaaaaaactcaACTTATTTACCTGTCCACAATGCAAAGAAATTCTGTTGCTATATGTTATTAATTAGTAGATTTCTAGAAAATATCAGAATTAGAAAAATCGTTGAATATTTAATCTCTTGAGGGTTAAAATGTTAcactattttatatttagtagtCGCTCTCTATTCAGCTTCACAACAGCTTCAATATAGTTAGTTTGATATAAGCAAATTACAATCATTCCTCCCTCGATGAGTCCTTCAATTAATTATGATCACCGTCGCTGTGCCAGTGTCGTGTCGGAGTGCTTAAACATGTTATGGCCTAGATTAaatctacataatatacatttagCCTACACAATATTTGACAAAAATAATCGACAATATAAGTTTGGACCCCGAATTTCACAAGTCACACGTTGTGTGATACTACTCAGTCCGCTACTCGGTAGTCGCTAGCCAAGgtttatattgtaataaataattctcaTACCTCTTACCTATAAATATAAGTGAAACGATCACTCGATCACAGGAAAACGTAGTgaaaaaattgttatttaataattaacataataCCCAATGAAATGtaagcaataattttaatatattatataggtacctaatagaaTTACGAGAGTGGAATTGATTTTGCAGATTACAGCTACATGATGGGGTTTTCGGATTTTAGACTGAAACTTAAACAAATTTCGTCTGTGATTGTAATTAGCGTAGGCAAAAAAGTAGGCGGATCAGCTGAGAATTTGCACTTAAAAGTAGACTGTCTAGTGCTTATCTCGTATTCAATTATTATAAGAATACTCGTAAGTTCATTTTTAAATCGAAGACGACGTGTGCTGTTTGGTATTGAATTCGTTAAATTGTCTACgattataataaaaacgtttatttacaCGTGATAGGACGTAAATTAAGTTCTAAAAAAGACATTTTTTAAACATCTAGTCAAAACAAAAGGAAATGTAATAATGAGTGTATAGCAAATATAAGTTGTACGTCGGATTAATGGATTAATGTAGTAGAGTCACTTTGGACTGGTTACCTCCGATGCATTGTCTTTAAACAGTGCTCGGACCACCTTGCGTAACTGGgcagttgcctggaagagattaaAAATCCACAACGTCTAACTTCTATCGTATTCTAGCCATAATTTTGCGTACACTCGTGAAAAGCCTtggtttttatttatgattattatgtcAATTATAATTTTGCTCAATTCTTTTAGATAATCATTATACCAAAGTTTTGTTGTTCCTTTTTTAATAGGTAGTtcgaataattaaatatatttacctaCCGAATACAACGAACTAATCAACGTATATAACAAGCAATGTTTATTACAAAATCGGTGTTTGCTAGTATAAGTAGATCTATTTCCGTAGCAAGTTAGTAAGTAATTGAAGGAATGTATATGGAACATATAGGTGATATGAAGCAATGTGTCAAGATGAATGCAATGTTACGGTGCCATGATATTTAAGAACGATTGCGACTTAATATTGTACATGTTATCGTCCTAAAATCGTTTGATATGTCAAAGAAATCACTACTGGGTTAGCTaccattaatatttattatgccGATATCGATAAAGAATTAGTGCGTTAAAATAAAACTGCACCGCcgcaataatattataagtagtttaaattacttaaaggaAACTTGGTGATGTAACGTAGAGTCTTTTGTTATAATAGGTTTTCGACGCCCACGACTTTTGAATAACTACAATACCTATCTCagataaagaaattaaaatgtcAATAGCAATAGATCGTTACATCAGTACTATGCTGAGggtcataacataaataataaacatgtaCTATTTAAAGAATAATGTACTGTGCTGCAGTCCAAGAATAGTACGCCGAGATCAAAATCTTTTATACCTACGTTGAGAATTTACATAAAGTACCTACGCCCCATATTATGCATGTGTTGTCCGTGAAAATACAGTTACTTAGAGAAATCGAATTATGGAATTTAGTGTCATATAATTTAATAAGCTACATGGGAACACACCTATTTCCACGGATTCAGATTAGATGCAGTACCGCAGTTTCATCCAATGACGGAACGAATCATAAATATCTTTAAGTTGTCAAATTGATGGCCCGTATACGGGTCTATCCGCTCTCCCGTTAGGGATTACATTCTATGTAACGTAGAATATGTTTAATCCTCATTAGCTTCGACTATTGTTAGCCCTGGgaggctaaaatggccacatctaagtaatttatctaaaaagtaaatagtgcgcaatgcaaacaactgtcactgtcaaatagcaatatttctgttttagatgagttgttttgatgtggcctttttaaccctgctCTGTTATAAAGGTCGTTTTATGCAATCTCGTGCCCGGGGCAATAATTTCAAATACCAGAGTAACACTTTAGGAAAATTAGGAACAATTATGTTTTAAGATacctttattatttatatttaagcatTGAATACAACCATCGAACATTATGTAAAACTAGTAGTAGAGTAaccaaagatttttttatataaaatatcatttaaacgcgttacgtacgtacgtacctacctatatttttctGGACCTGAATGCTTGGGGATTCTGCCTACTGTCCATATAAATCTATATTGAtcaaaaatagaaacaaaagaaatacctaatgcTAGTATTCAAGgtccattattattataaacttgtTAATattgacaaaaaacaaaaagtgtttgaattttgtacctaatttgtaaaataaatataatttatttatttattgcattatttCCAAATAagtatgaattttattttacatacattttaaaaaagacatagttaattattaaatatcgcaataaaaaaataattcgataaataatgaatataattatatcaagGGCAGCGCTaagtaaaaatatgtaataaactataataatcactatcaccaataaaaaaaatataataaataaaaatattaatatacctTCTTACGTAGTAAAGTTTTCCCTCCACTGCAATTTTACCCCTTATCACGATCATATAAAGCACTTAATTATTGCgccagtaataaaataataattattaaaataagagcatactccaccaagctgctcctaTGTGGGTGAGCACTTATTGctttccattattatttttaagatattAACAAAGGTTAAAAAAGTATTGTAATATCAACTAAATAGGTACATGACCATGTGTGCGATATAAAGGTACCcagtttaaaacaaaatactcaCCATTTTACGTGTGtcttattatacagggtgttagtggcatcgtaaggaaaactgaggagaatgattcagaccatgattctgagttaatgtcaaatggaattttaaaaagcatatattttttaaattattttcaattccatacttatgcggcggaaaattccactcgatattaactcagagtcatgagctgaatcatcctctcagtattcgttacgatgtcattaacaccctgtatagtacacTGCTACACTGCACTGAacagataattatattatacttttaGCTTTTCGCACTAACTGTTAATCCTAAAATCTCTCGATACGAGTATGTTATAACGATGATATGTTTAACAGGGAAGTTATACTATTCCAATTAGCTAAGAAAAGAGAAATCCGTGATAGTCCTGTTCAGAGAACGCGTgatttacatcgtagtgtcccgggttcgaatcccggctcgtgCTATAActgaaccactgaattccactttatgagtttgaattcatatttggatcatagataaattgatatcatgtggtttccggGATTTAAGCCCGGTTTATGGCTATAGGCTCTATTACATAGAACTTAAACACAGTTGGCGAGGAGTGCgtgtatatactatacgcctctgcctaccccttcgggggtacaggtgtgatgctatgtagTAAGAAAAGACAGGAATATAATGTGTATAGGCATAATAGCGTGCCGTTTTCTGTATTAGTCTCAAATGTAAGTGCCTATCAATAAATTGGTTGTTAATACGATGCACACATGCACTTGTACTacctgtttaaaaaataaataaatataacacgccttattattttattccttaCCTTACTACTACACGTGTTACTAACTAGACACCTTTTGATAAaagtaatcatcatcagcccattaacgtccccactgctggggcacgggccttccctatggatggatagggagatcgggcccagtgcggattgatggttattaacgactgctaatgcagccgggaccaacggcttaacgtgccttccgaagcacggaggagctcgagatgaaaactttttttttgtggtcacccatcctatgaccggcctttgcgaaagttgcttaacttcaacaatcgcagacctagcgcgttaaccgctgcgccacagagctcctaaaaagttaatttaaaaatcctccGACAACAAACTGTATACTATACTtaccagaatatttatttataggcgCATCGGGAATCACTGCTAAGAACTGAGATGCTgaggtgttaaaatggccacatcgaagcatttcataagatagcaatattgctatttgacatttgtttgcattgcgcacttaattgtatatgcgcagatgtcaaactgcaatattgctttgttagatgaattgctacgatgtggccCTCTGGTGTTAGAATGTAACATCTTAATAAATGAATACCAATTTATTATGACTATTATTTCAATTTGTGAATGATTCACTACACATTTCTATTACGAGGTACTTCTAAcagtgtgtgcgcctgcgttttgcgcgaacgtctgcgcaccttaatatatcctgcgtacctgaccgcttctgtttgactaggagtcgaagtggtcgccatggctgAAATCTGTCGGAGAGATCATACATACACTTCTAAACAGTCTCAGACgcgtcaataaataaatattcaggtacgcatagtcatagtcatttattgataataataattacacgtcacagatattacaaaattcaattcaattaaatattactacggaattcaattacattaaaatatattatcaattacaggtcgtcaaaactatagaatgcctgctcaataagccattttttaagtttatgtttaaatatagtacaattctttgCTTGTATGATATGGTCAGGCAGTTTGTTGTATACTCCCGGGGCCATGACATGCACAGTTTTCGCGCTCCTCCGGAGCCTATGAGGCACCCCGTCGAGTATATGCGCGAGTAAAAACTGAAAATATGATCTACATACGTCTTATTGGCCaggtatgtaatgtaatgtgtttTTGAACATAATTATGGCGAGTAGGTAACCAACAGAAAATATAAGCACGATAATTTAAttagatacagggtgttagtaacatcgtaacgaaaaatt
This genomic interval from Pectinophora gossypiella chromosome Z, ilPecGoss1.1, whole genome shotgun sequence contains the following:
- the LOC126380787 gene encoding galactosylgalactosylxylosylprotein 3-beta-glucuronosyltransferase S-like, with product MRFVKDIKSIFIMSLLINAALFIIFWSDVELGLEAVFQRAIKLQVKNKVCDVNLNDDRPYISNKTDLKMIYYVTPTYPRPEQTPELTRLAHTLMHVPSIHWIVADDQPVCSDQVLSILRKTGLPFTYISSPKPYLYKTHNFPRGVANRRAALTWLHENVKEGILYFGDDDNTVDLELFNEIRQTKKVSMFPVGLIGEYGVSAPVVKNGKVVGFFDSWPGLRTFPVDMAGFAINIEFLSPNAIMPYTVGQEEDKFLVSTGVKLEDIEPLANNCSKILVWHTRTTKNKVPTLKIDIEKLNNMLKYDSFVNLLKELTKMGMAHVSPNNGSKTFIIRNRSKYDPLTDLK